The genomic region TTCGTACAAATGAAGCTGGTCTACGCGTACCCCTGAGCAGCATAGCACCATTGGTCCCCCCTCCCGGGATCCTCAAATTCGTCCCAGCATCCGCGCTATCCACCAGTTGCAGGGCATGACAATCTGACAGATGACCCGTCCTCCCTGGTAATAGTAAGGATATGGCCAAAAGCCGCCCAGGGGCTCGTAGTATCGCCGACAATAACGGTACCCACGACGACAGTACTGGCAGCAGTAGCCCTGCTCATCTAGGCTGTTGTCCAGCTCCAGCCCCATTTCTCTCTGCGAAGAGAGTGAGTCAACAGGGTCAAATCCGCAGCCAAACAATACCTGCAATCTCACCACAGGGCGCGTGACTTATAGCTTGATTTTAGCAATAAAAAGGTGCACTGCTCTGAAGGGGGAATGAAGAGTAATTATAGGGTGTAGACATTCAATGACAAAAAACCCTGTCATGCTCGGATATGTCAAAAGGATCAGAGTGGCATTTAAAATAGATGCTTTTGATATGCCAAGCCAGGGTATCAGATATGATCTAACGCCCTTGACCTTTCCATTACACCGCCGGTGGCATCTCATGGCTTTGGCATCTCCGAATCAAGTCCCTTAACCCCACTGCCTGTCTGTTCTCAGTCAGAGCGAGTTTGACACTGGCAGACGCTGAGATAATTACACTATTTCTTTCATCCCAGCCCTCCCACTCCCATAAAAGCGTAGCATTGGTGCCTCGGTCCGAGCAGCGACCCTGGCCTCATTTGAGCTCGGAAATGAGAACCCTCCCCCACGCACTCTCGTGCCCTACTTTGACTTTGGCATAAAGCGAATGGCACGTTCCTACAACAATTAGTCGGGTAATGATCGCCCAACAAGGATCGCTTTATTTGCTCTCGCAGGCAGGGTGTGAATTGGTGTAAGGGCTAAATGAAAGCAGAGTGAAAGGTAAATTGGGTAGAATTAATGGCCCTTGGCCCTCTCCATTGTGATGGTGTACGCATGCCCTCTCCAGATTACCCAGGGCTGAGTGCCATGCCTTTGATCAGCCGCTACGGCGAGATGGGTTCCGAGAAGTGCCACTTAACGTTCTATCTCCTATAACTGTTGGAGCAGATAGCACCCTCGACTCACGCAGTTTCATTTGACTGCATTTCGATCTCTCCTGGCTTACGACACAGACAATACGACGTTATCCGGCTGATTAAAAACACCATCGTGGACCAAGTCACCTCTGATGATCTCACATTAGATCGGCAGATGAAGCCGTGCCTCTCTAGGCTGTCTGGCAACGCTTCAGAGTTCCTGTTTTGAATGACGCATATAAACACGACAGCAGTAATAGCTTTGAAACGTGTTGCCCGGAAGAAAACGATATTTATTCATGGTCATATGTGATGTTTGTATAGCATAAACAggtatattattatcattatcgaTCTTTTTGGTTTTGAGATGAAGCGCAGTGAATTTTAATgtgccgtgtgtgtgtgaagatgcGTAATGGCGTGCGTTTCTCCTCTGGAGTCCCATCTCTCATTATGTTCTCCATAAATGAAGCATGTATGAGTTTTCATGAGCTCACTATGCAATGATGAATGGAGTGAAAATTGCATTCTCTTAATGATTGGACTAGTGCAAGAGAAAGAAGGGTGATGCCTGTACTCTTTGATTTATTACTCTCACAAACGCACAAAGACAATTACTGATTAATAATGTTTTTCAGGTTTAGGGTCACGAGTGTTGAGACAACAATTCATTTTGGTAACAGCACAAAGCCTGTCAGTGTAGCAATGTTTGATTTATCAGACTTGCACAGAAAAACCCACTGCCAGCATGAAAGGTGGATGTTATTTGGGAAATGAGTGAAATGATGCGTGATTAGTATAAAACAAGGAGACTATGAATGGTATTGTTGCACGGAGGCATATTAATCAAACTGATTAACCTGTTGCAGAATGTGAGTGTTCATTTTTGAGACTTTATGTCTGTTGCATGTGGTGATGACGAGAAGTGAAGTACTCTGGGACATGATGTCAGTCATTCATAATGTACTAAGAGTAATTAAAGggtctctcattaattacttaccccaATGTGTTTTGACACCTGTAAAACCTCTTCAGACACTGATGGAGATTTTTGTGTTCAGGGCTCAGAAagaccttcattgacaccaatgtaatttcctctctcaagacccataaggcactaaagacgtcattacaaagcccatctcactacagtgattctacaatcattttatgaagcgacgagaatagtttttgtgtgcaaaaaaactaaataacgacttatatagtgatgggctgaatcagaatggtcatgaatcagcgtatcgattcaggattcggatcgcgtgtcaaactgctgaaatcacatgacattagTGAATCCCGAATCTtcaatcgatacactgattcattaccgtttaaatctttgttttgaattcggcccatcactatataagtcattatttagtttttttgcgcacaaaatctATTCTCGTGTCAATGAAAgcttgtctgagccatcggagttcaacaaaaatatcttaatttgtgttctgaagatgaacggaggtttcACAGGtatcgaacgacattagggtaagtaattattgacataaTTTTCAATTTTAGGTGAGCTAACTCTTTAAGAACAGGTACCTATAGCCTTTAGCATTTTATATTAGCTTCACAAAGCCTGTCGTCGTTTAGTGTTACAGCCTGTCAGTGTTGTACTTGCGTTTAATGTGTGAAAGTATGAAGAATCCTCATTTATTATGGCATGGCACATCATAGAGCTGATTCTCAACTTGGCACCCTGTGGTATCATTTCATAGACTGTGATTGCAGAAGGCATAAATTATCTCGATGCTAACCAAGACACAAGAGAAACACTTTTTCCCAAACGATTTGTATTGATCATAAATTAATTTTGAGTAAAATCTTCATGcactaaattattataattttaagttAGTTAACTATTtgacatattaaaaataattaaatatgattaacacattatttgtttatttatttatttaaactgtaactgcattttatttaatttgacatGCTTTGTTCTGTTCTAAAAACTGACTGGAACATTTATAGCGATTGAAACTGCTAAGAGCACAGTTAAAAAAAGTCTTATGGTGAGAACCTGTTTATCAGTACATGATGGAGAAAGACCTCTTTAcaggttatttatttataaatcaaaccCAGACATACTATTTAGAACAAATGTAAAGCATTTGCATTCATTGTATGGTGGAATTTAATTATCGCTGAAGCTGAACCATCacttattttaatgtgaacACCTGCAGAGGACTGCATCTTTATGCGTAAGCGATTAAGTAAGAAGAAAGttgttttattaagttattACAAATTTGCATTTCCGGTGTGTATTGATAttcactaccattcaaaagttaaggttcagtcatttaaaaaaaaaaagacgtcAACACTTCATTCAGCAAGTgggcattcaattgatcaagagtaacattttaaatgtctttactgtcacaaataaattcaaataaacGTGCTTTTGAGCTTTATATTCTTcagagaatcctgaaaaaagtatagctgttttcaacatacgtatgttaataataataagattgtgtttcttgaacacaaaaaagatCTTTGacactttgccatcacaggaataaattacattttgaaatatattaattgtaaaatataaattatattaacatttcagaatattactgtttttaatgtaccgttttatatttttgatcaaataaatgcagctttggtaagcataagagacttctttcaaaaacaaatctTATCTGATTGATAGTGTAGTTATAGAGAAATATATGCTATGTATTTTAATCTTcttcccttaaagggatagttcacctaaaaatgaaaattactcaTGCTCAAGCTGTCCTAAGTgtatatatgactttcttctttcagacgaatacaattagcgatgcattaaaaaatgatgatatatTAGCCCATAAAATGCATCCATTATAAAAactatatttatcattttataaaataaaataactagccTCCGGCAGATGGCCTACGCAAGTTGATTACAGCAAAAGAGTAACCCTTGACATGATGTAGGAGTAGCATAAGCTTTGACGCCTCTCGcggtacaaaaacatttttgactAGTGTTATGTTTTGGTCTATCCTCTGCGTTTCTGCGTTTGTCAATAGACCATGTTCCGGGCCAAGGGTTACTCTTTCGACGTAACACGATGCATACAGCCGTCTGTTGGAGgctagtatttttatttataacgttttaaatgTGGCATCGTTGAAACAAGTTTCaatttcagaaggcctttattaaccccccggagccatgCGGATATGTTTGATGATGGATGGGTGaactttttgggcttcaaaatcatATCctctattcactgccattataaagcttaaaGAAAGAACCAGGACATTATTTAACATACACCTAGGATTGCTTGAgggttgagtaaatcatggggtattTTAAActtatgggtgaactatcccttaaaaaGCAACTGCCTGTGTTAATATGTTAATTTTACACCACTTAATTGACTGACACCCCTcactttttgtatttatttcttatcacatatttaaaaagaaactTGAAACTTGCATTTGATTCATTTTAGTATCCTAGGTTTAGAGTGAATTTATCTTCTTTGGGTCCTTGACTGGAAAGTGCATCTTAAGTTCAGACTTGGGGAGGGCGGTTCAATCGGCGATCTGCAAGCCAGAACGCTTTCATCTAGAACGCGGGGTCACAATGCCTACCATCAACAACTGCGACAGGAGCACAACTCTGAGATTCGACTGGACCCAATCATCAGAGGCTTATCCTTCCAATGTAGGTCAAGGACCATGATGCAATTTCTCAGCGCAGCCAGATGATAGTTATTCAGTTTGAAAGATATCCAGAGCGGTGCTGGCACACAACGCATCAGCGTGGCAGGACTGGGGAAAGGTCAGCCTCGTATATCTCAGGCCTTCTgtcacaggaactttgatgattatttataaaaaagtgCACAACAGGAAGAGACCTGTAGCAAAATATGAATTCCCTCCTCAAGCTGCAGACGCCTGCCGGCGGGAGAGCTAAAAGAAGGAATTGCGTCTAGGATCCTCTGAAAGGTCTGAGATATCTGGCTTCCCAGCAGCATCTACATGACTCCAGACTCCAATTACCGGGAGCCACATCCCCTCTGACGTTCACAAAAGCCTTTGTTATCGctctgcccacaaacacagccCGCCTGTGCTTAGCCTTGGAATTGGCTGGATGGGTATGTATTAACCAGCTGATATAAGGAGAGGATTTCAAAAGCGAAAGGTGGTTTCATCTGGGTTTGCTTTAATTATATGGAACGTTGCAGTCCGTATTGCTGGATGAGGTGGGCAGGCAAGTCGTTCCTGGACCTCTGCAGATAATGGTGCCTTTCCCCCCCAACCAAATGTCTTTCTTTGCGCCGTCTTCTCATCCTTGTGCTCAGAAACTAGAGGTTGCATACTAGATTGGGAGGTGTATATCGTAGGTGTGCAAAGCATTAGTGCGTATGACATCAGGATAATTAATCATTGAACATATGCTTCACATGATTCTTTATGTCTTGATAATTAAAGCATGATTAATACATTTATCTATTCATTAATAAGTGACCTTGGGAGGCTGTCTTTGTACATCACTAACTACATAAGAGAGGCAAGAAAAAACTGTGCAAAGCAAACTTGCTTCCTTTGAAGGCTAAATACTGCTCTCCATTAGCTGCAAGACATTAAGGGAGTCTTGGCCTGATTTAAGCAGATATATAGAGCAATTTCAATGCCCTGTGGTCCACATGGTCTGTTTTAAGTTCTGAAAGGGAACTTCGATTAATGAACGATTTATACCAAAAAGAGAGCATGACTATCCGGCTCAACCGCAGTCGAACGTGCCTTTTAGTAATGAACCTTAGGCTTTTACTTACATAGTCGTTGACTGGTAACTGGTCCATGACGTCACGGGTCTGACGTGGCCCTCTTGCCTCCAGCTCTGGGGTCTCCTCCACGTCTTCTACATCATGGAAGTCAGCATCTGCATCACAGAAGGAAAGACCCAGTCACGCTGCTAAACACCTGCTGCTACAAAATGGATATCGTGAAAGGCCCCTTTGATCTTCCTTAAGAACTTAAACCCCTACAGTGCTAAAATGCCCTCATTTAGAAAAATCAATAACAAGTTTTGGCAAAATATTTCTTCAAACATGGTTTCTTCATATCTTTGAATAGTTAATCAATGATTGCTTAGGATAGTGTTTCTTAAACTTTTTATACCAAGTATCACCATAATGACCAACATTAAAATACAGTAGCGTAGTAGGAATAACTATTCCGCTACAGCTTTGCACAGTTCAAAAACAAGCCAGTTTTTTTCCTaataagattatttattgttgtcAGCCACTTTATCATTGGAAAAACACAGTTTGTACATTGACACTACACTGTGCTTACCAAAGGTAAGAGGCTCCAGTGAATTATGAATTCACTGTTAATTCAtattaaatgaaataataaaataatattttaattaaaatatgtacTAAAATGTATGTACCTAAAATATGTACCTAAAAGTTAAATTAAAACGGTACTGTACTTGAATGCTAAAAAACTTtacaactttaaaatgtattgctttaaccttaatttatatttaaagtcaaaattaaatatttgctctGAGCTTGTCACACCAAAGAAAAATGTGTTAACCACCCAGACAAATTTGAATTATAAAAAAAGCGGCAAGCAAAAtcttgaaaaaacaaaacagcattCTCTGCTCTCAAACGCTGGGTGCGTGTCCACTGTCAGCGCTGAAAATGATCGTAAACACAAGTTTCTAAGGTAAAGATTGCATGTGAATGCCCTCCCATTTCAACATTTGAATGAGACGAGCTCGTAATCaggacttcagaagtgggaattatcaaatttccgatagcacATGAAGGCGGCATAAGCACTCAAGAAGACAACACTAGTGGGCACCTACGATGGCGGGACAGGAGGATAAAGGCCGAGGTGGGAGGTAGTCGGTTCAGCAGTGAATTCTGCAGTGGATCAAACTATCTGGAAAATCTGTTCTAAAACTATCACTACAGAGGCAGGTGTTGGTATTAATCAAGGTAGCTGTGCACAAAATAAATCCACCTCTTCTTGATATAAGtgggtgcatttacatgcacgttcttaagctgattatgcctaataagccgacaatgaacatagTCATGTAAaagcggtaacccgttttcttttatcggagtaaggtcataaacggcgtaagcataaaccggttgggacaggtagttttttgcttcttacctcgatttcgcgcggcatgtaaacacattaacctgctttctgttggcttattgaagtgcgcgaatgtgtgataggtgacaaaaaccaaaacttagagcagatttaaacgcatccagacagagcgacacttttaaggcccagaaaattgtaaagatgtgttcttctCATCTCAGGCAGCAGAAGTAGAataggttcagtcaaaacgctgcatctgtaactgcatgagggataatatgagctgtAAATCACCCGCTgatgcacgctttatttaacatcacaattgacgtaacatttgaaaaactcagagtcagatatggacattattatttttgacgtcactacaaagaaataacccggtttattaataaagtcatgtaaacgcggtttacttgcgttgtcagtttactggtttgcatgtaaacggggaaaactgattttttcaataagctgattttttggagttattagcttactggtgtgcatgtacccattgattttgttttatacGCTGATTTGTAATTTATCGCAACTTTATTGCGTTATATGGACTTGTGACTTATGACGAAGGCATAATATCTGTAGTCTGTAGTAACTAACGGTAGTGACAGTAACGTACGAGCACATTCGCACGTGCGATTGAACTGGCGAACTGATGCGAATATGCTCGTTATCAAGCCACCATTTTAGTACTACACAGTTCACAGCTTTTGTAATGTGATTtctaacatttataattataataatttagaaACAAATTTAAGAATTGCTTTATAGGGACTTTAATTTAGTGATTCCTCTGCGTACCACACTTGAGAACCACTTAGGACATTTTTAGCGCATTAGCCACACAATTCTGTGTTTGAAGGGAAAGGGTTGAATTGGATTTCGAGTTAGTAAGCCCCTGTTTTAACCTCTGAGAGGTGATGGGTGGATCCAGTGGATGGGTAGATCTTGGCAAATCTCCCAGATCTTGGAATTCAACAGGAATGTTTTGTTGGATATGGGCTCCTCAGCTGGGATCCATATCTGAGAGTCCACCATCTGCATATCCACTTCACCCGTCTCACTCACCTGTGAAaagaaaatgcattttaatgccTTAGTGTGTCTGCACAAAAATGCTTCGTCATAGATAGATGGTCTGACAAAGATACTATGCCAGGATTTGCCCATATCGATTCGTTGTGGATTTGCACAACAACTGCCTTTTGGATTTCCACTAAAATGTCAGTGCTATGTTAGCTTTCAGTATAGTATTTTCCCATAGCTGTCATATTTCTAATAACTGTCAATAACAACTGTATAATACTATGAATATATTTTACAgtcaaacaaaaatgtattctgacaccttcaACATGTTCTCATATCACAGTTTATTTGCTTAAAAAATGGTAATACAACGGCAAGAActtaaactgtgtcagaacaaattcatcttgataatgtcagataactttgatagaaagggatgtaatggattacaatcaaccaacagctgtcagctgttacatttaaatacacaattAGATTATACAATTAaggtcaaccaatgaccaagcaatgcttcatttagttcagtatgtggtgtaaaaggtcacaAAAGCAATTCAAGAAAACACTTAAGCAAAACACGGTCAGGTCAAAGTGCCTGAATAATTTTGGTTGCAAATTTTGAAATACATGttactggtagtccactgtatgaagaatttttgGGTATAAATGTCACTGTTTACTTGATTTTGCTGTCCAcacttacataaatgaactatatTGTCCTGCATCCACCagtaatattttatatacatacacacacacacactttttaaatataatttaataacaattataaaaatcagtttaaactttaaaataatttaaatcatTAAACAATCATCACACAAACCGATCATAATAAATGTCCCATTTACACTTTGAATTGAATGTGAATGATGTTTCTTTGTCAAAGCCTCAGTCTCCGTTTGATTGATGGCTGTGAGTGAAGTGTTAGCAGCGTGAGAAGTTTTGTGGCTGCTGCTTGGGTCTTTCAGCAGTTCTGTGTATAGTAAGATAAGAAATAGTAACACTTCTTATAATCTTACACAACTTGCTTACACAAGTCTGCATTTTCATTTTCAGAGTCCATTTTATGCATttctttttgtgcaaaaaaaaaaaaatgattaaaactagttAAACAATACACTTAGGCTATGTGTGGATCAAGAGAAAAGTACTTatacttaaaggggtcatgaactgcattattttatgttttaatgttttctggggtgcacttataatgttagtatTATTTTTACACCAAAAATGTAGAAATCTCATACCATACAGAATGTGTTGAAAAAGGTGAAAGTGAAACCAGAATATTTGACTGTACATGACTCTTTACTTCTGAACCATTAAACAGAAATTAGTaaaacacgtacacataatcagtatatattaaa from Pseudorasbora parva isolate DD20220531a chromosome 11, ASM2467924v1, whole genome shotgun sequence harbors:
- the tnmd gene encoding tenomodulin; this encodes MENNPSFSSQQVLCKDVELGKEKERKARYRAYQCAAIILSVVFLILALCIFSLRYIWSPSPGKVYDHQYKAVLDGMETESMMEIHPAQRIEIFRMGNGTNEVLEVHDFKNGIMGIHFAKHQRCYIRAQTKELPKLDSKTIDVEVSETGEVDMQMVDSQIWIPAEEPISNKTFLLNSKIWEICQDLPIHWIHPSPLRDADFHDVEDVEETPELEARGPRQTRDVMDQLPVNDYREMGLELDNSLDEQGYCCQYCRRGYRYCRRYYEPLGGFWPYPYYYQGGRVICQIVMPCNWWIARMLGRI